One region of Streptomyces capillispiralis genomic DNA includes:
- a CDS encoding relaxase/mobilization nuclease domain-containing protein: protein MIPRIQKRGQRTIGLLSYLYGPGKFEEHTDPHLVASWDGNAPDPGRDPSATLKQLQQLLDQPVENVEQADRPKKHVWHLSVRNAEEDRILSDEEWGEVARRMVAAAGIDDPEEGAGCRWAAVRHADDHIHIIATLVREDGFKPDLDHDAVRVQAQARTLEAELGLRRLNKGDGTGAKRPTSAERHKAERQGRERTAREELREKVRRAVTGARSDEEFFDRLVAAGLLIRKRAAPSGDLLGYKVALPDDLNKDGEPVFYPGARLAPDLSLPRIRERWSGDAQDNPAARQQQAPRTGPGAPASARRSTASAAWQAVLVVEHGDDAIAAAHIAAVGEVLDALAKTSAAHTRRELRDAATAFERASRSHVRAVRGHDRALRQAARDLVHGGPALGRGEDGATTAMAIDMLFFLITAAAHWHARKGHAQQAEAAARAAEHLRTAYQTAAAQPLGALYQRGRRMSRPILQRQTVLLREALPELAEQILAEPGWYALAATIAEAEAAGHDPATLLSDVAERRELGTADSVSDVLVWRMRRTADLPADASHLPESSTTGSRSATRGTTTRTSAPGRRRSGEEASRKTR from the coding sequence ATGATCCCCAGGATCCAGAAGCGCGGACAGCGCACCATCGGCCTCCTCTCCTACCTCTACGGGCCGGGCAAGTTCGAAGAGCACACCGACCCGCACCTGGTCGCCTCCTGGGATGGCAACGCCCCCGACCCCGGCCGTGACCCGTCCGCCACGCTCAAACAGCTCCAGCAGCTCCTCGATCAGCCCGTCGAGAACGTCGAGCAGGCCGACCGGCCCAAGAAGCATGTGTGGCACCTCTCGGTCCGCAACGCCGAAGAAGACCGTATTCTGAGCGACGAGGAATGGGGCGAGGTCGCCCGGCGCATGGTGGCCGCCGCCGGCATCGACGACCCCGAGGAAGGCGCCGGATGCCGATGGGCGGCGGTCCGGCACGCCGACGACCACATCCACATCATCGCCACCCTCGTGCGCGAGGACGGGTTCAAGCCCGACCTCGACCACGACGCCGTCCGGGTCCAGGCCCAAGCCCGCACCCTCGAAGCCGAACTCGGCCTGCGCCGCCTGAACAAGGGCGACGGCACCGGCGCGAAGCGACCCACCAGCGCTGAGCGCCACAAGGCCGAGCGCCAGGGCCGCGAGCGCACCGCCCGCGAGGAACTGCGGGAAAAGGTACGGCGCGCGGTGACCGGCGCGAGGAGCGACGAGGAATTCTTCGACCGGCTCGTCGCCGCCGGACTCCTGATCCGCAAGCGTGCCGCCCCCTCCGGCGACCTCCTCGGATACAAGGTCGCTCTGCCCGACGACCTCAACAAGGACGGCGAGCCGGTCTTCTACCCCGGCGCACGCCTCGCCCCCGACCTCTCCCTGCCCCGCATCCGAGAGCGCTGGTCCGGCGACGCCCAGGACAACCCAGCCGCCCGGCAACAGCAAGCACCCCGGACAGGACCGGGCGCTCCGGCCTCCGCCCGCCGCAGCACGGCATCAGCCGCCTGGCAGGCCGTCCTCGTCGTCGAGCACGGCGACGATGCGATCGCCGCTGCCCACATCGCCGCGGTCGGCGAGGTCCTGGATGCCCTCGCAAAGACGTCCGCCGCCCACACCCGCCGCGAACTCCGGGACGCGGCTACGGCCTTCGAACGTGCCTCGCGCTCCCATGTCCGCGCCGTACGCGGGCACGACCGAGCCCTGCGGCAGGCCGCCCGCGACCTCGTCCACGGCGGCCCGGCCCTCGGCCGCGGTGAGGACGGCGCCACCACGGCGATGGCCATCGACATGCTGTTCTTCCTCATCACTGCCGCCGCGCACTGGCACGCCAGAAAGGGCCACGCTCAGCAGGCCGAGGCCGCCGCCCGGGCCGCCGAGCACCTGCGTACCGCCTACCAGACCGCCGCCGCCCAGCCCCTCGGAGCGCTCTACCAACGAGGCCGGCGTATGAGCCGGCCGATACTCCAGCGGCAGACCGTGCTGCTGCGCGAGGCGCTGCCGGAGCTGGCCGAGCAGATCCTCGCCGAGCCCGGCTGGTACGCCCTGGCAGCGACCATCGCGGAGGCAGAAGCCGCCGGCCACGACCCGGCCACCCTCCTGTCCGACGTAGCCGAACGCCGTGAACTCGGTACCGCGGACTCCGTGAGCGACGTGCTCGTGTGGCGGATGCGGCGGACGGCCGACCTGCCCGCAGACGCCTCCCACCTGCCCGAGAGCAGCACCACGGGGAGCCGGTCCGCAACGCGCGGGACGACGACCAGGACCTCCGCGCCCGGCAGGCGGCGCAGCGGAGAGGAGGCATCGCGTAAGACGCGGTGA
- a CDS encoding plasmid mobilization protein, translating into MTNPTQNGTTPEPAGDSNSVSGRASYPLGYSALSGVSKGSPAPGGQGLVRRRGTPDEEAATEGGSQPEGIKDGREQPRTRRRKYQRRQRPHVRNTRFSDDELALVTAGAKAAGLTLAGFLARAALSAARDLERTASAVAGEREVIAELFAARRHLGHVGGNLNQIARAVNAGGHPHELDVVIAATDRAVQRVQHATDRLLHQD; encoded by the coding sequence ATGACGAACCCCACCCAGAACGGCACCACCCCGGAACCTGCTGGTGACTCCAACTCGGTCTCGGGGCGAGCAAGTTATCCCCTTGGATACTCCGCCTTGAGCGGAGTATCCAAGGGTTCCCCTGCCCCTGGGGGGCAGGGGCTCGTCCGGCGCCGGGGGACGCCAGACGAGGAGGCTGCGACCGAGGGCGGATCGCAGCCAGAGGGGATAAAGGACGGACGTGAGCAGCCGCGCACGCGCCGCCGCAAGTACCAGCGTCGCCAGCGCCCCCACGTCCGCAACACCCGCTTCAGCGACGACGAACTTGCCCTCGTGACCGCCGGCGCGAAGGCCGCCGGCCTCACTCTCGCTGGCTTCCTCGCCCGCGCTGCCCTGTCCGCCGCCCGCGACCTTGAACGGACCGCGAGTGCCGTCGCCGGCGAGCGTGAGGTGATCGCCGAGTTGTTCGCCGCCCGTCGGCACCTCGGTCATGTCGGCGGCAACTTGAACCAGATCGCCCGAGCGGTCAACGCCGGAGGGCACCCGCACGAACTCGACGTGGTCATCGCGGCCACCGACCGCGCAGTCCAGCGCGTCCAGCACGCCACCGACCGGCTCCTCCACCAGGACTAG
- a CDS encoding WhiB family transcriptional regulator → MRHITTHDAPATGLRSIGDTSWHTQGACHGMDVEDADAVFFPLPRDHEAIAEAKELCGWCPVRSDCLNFALENVLKEGIWGGLTEAERRPWHDGLHQRLDYRRVTSFFLGRDVHLTEAERQVVIDHAYVRGWRPDRLATALQISHKHARDLLRQAANKVFDRDRTYGVPRPKKKRKKTAPAAGGPAPAAPGTQQPAARPAASTPAHASLGKAA, encoded by the coding sequence TTGCGTCACATCACCACCCACGACGCGCCGGCCACCGGCCTGCGCAGTATCGGAGACACCAGCTGGCACACCCAGGGAGCGTGCCACGGCATGGACGTCGAGGACGCTGACGCCGTCTTCTTCCCGCTCCCGCGGGACCACGAAGCCATAGCCGAGGCGAAGGAGCTGTGCGGCTGGTGCCCGGTACGCAGCGACTGCCTCAACTTCGCCCTGGAAAACGTTCTCAAGGAGGGCATCTGGGGTGGCCTCACCGAGGCCGAGCGGCGTCCCTGGCACGACGGACTGCACCAGCGCCTCGACTACCGACGCGTCACGTCCTTCTTCCTGGGACGCGACGTGCATCTGACCGAGGCCGAGCGGCAGGTCGTCATCGACCACGCCTACGTACGCGGCTGGCGGCCCGACCGGCTCGCCACCGCCCTGCAGATCAGCCACAAGCACGCCCGTGACCTGCTCCGGCAGGCGGCCAACAAGGTGTTCGACCGCGACCGCACCTACGGCGTGCCCCGGCCCAAGAAGAAGCGGAAGAAGACCGCCCCAGCAGCAGGCGGCCCCGCGCCCGCCGCACCCGGCACACAGCAGCCGGCAGCCCGCCCGGCAGCGTCGACTCCGGCGCACGCCTCTCTCGGAAAGGCCGCATGA